In a single window of the Desulfovibrio sp. Huiquan2017 genome:
- the thyX gene encoding FAD-dependent thymidylate synthase produces MPEKQLRVELLTMTPDALSLIYAAFRQCYHAGFVADMWPKLLSGEIDPQVQADFVAKTMESGHDSPVEHVSMTFAVEGISRACSHQVVRHRIASYSQQSQRYVAENDMDYILPPAIAKIPEARERFESFMAEVQSAYSDLRDILVAHGRQSKANEDARFVLPQAAETKIVMTMNCRSLHHFFHLRCCNRAQWEVRAMANGMLDICKEKLPAIFANGGARCEQLGYCPESPKFACGKYPTRQELG; encoded by the coding sequence ATGCCGGAAAAGCAACTCAGGGTCGAACTTTTGACCATGACCCCCGACGCCCTGTCCCTCATTTATGCCGCGTTTCGGCAGTGCTACCATGCCGGGTTCGTGGCCGACATGTGGCCAAAGCTGCTCTCCGGCGAAATCGACCCGCAGGTCCAGGCGGACTTCGTGGCCAAGACCATGGAGTCGGGCCATGACAGCCCCGTCGAGCACGTGTCCATGACCTTCGCCGTGGAGGGCATCTCCCGGGCCTGCTCCCACCAGGTCGTCCGGCACCGCATCGCCTCCTATTCCCAGCAGAGCCAGCGCTACGTGGCCGAGAACGACATGGACTATATCCTGCCTCCGGCCATCGCCAAGATTCCCGAAGCGCGTGAGCGCTTCGAGTCGTTCATGGCCGAGGTGCAGTCCGCCTACTCCGACCTGCGCGACATCCTGGTGGCCCACGGCCGCCAGTCCAAGGCGAACGAGGATGCGCGCTTCGTCCTGCCCCAGGCGGCCGAGACCAAGATCGTCATGACCATGAACTGCCGCAGTCTGCACCACTTCTTTCACCTGCGCTGCTGCAACCGGGCCCAATGGGAAGTCCGGGCCATGGCCAACGGGATGCTGGACATCTGTAAGGAGAAGCTGCCCGCCATTTTCGCCAACGGCGGAGCGCGTTGCGAACAGCTCGGATATTGCCCGGAATCACCGAAATTCGCCTGCGGAAAATATCCGACCCGCCAGGAGCTGGGCTAA